One window of the Eucalyptus grandis isolate ANBG69807.140 chromosome 6, ASM1654582v1, whole genome shotgun sequence genome contains the following:
- the LOC104448390 gene encoding diacylglycerol kinase 5 isoform X1: protein MEYRGRASFPLPRRPLESPSGSRFAGSGVRSSARNFVLERLFKAPSTSVLKVVMDDKSEEVLQDFRIPDYILVPGSKVKTASHIPSCPVIAFINTKSGGQLGGELLITYCSLLSKNQVFDLGKNSPDKVLHQLYATLEVLKSTGDVLAGEVQKKLRIIVAGGDGTAGWLLGVISDLKLPKPPPVATVPLGTGNNLPFSFGWGKKNPGTDRQSVLSFLNQVKIAKEMKMDSWHMIMRMKTPKQGACDPIAPLELPHSLHAFHRVSVTDKLNMEGCHTFRGGFWNYFSMGMDAQVSYAFHSDRKSHPEKFKNQLVNQTTYLKLASTQGWFCPSLRHPSSRNMAQLTKVKIMRKHGKWEDLNIPHSIRSIVCLNLPSFSGGLNPWGNPNQRKSAYRDLTPPYVDDGLLEIVGFRNAWHGLVLLSSKGHGTRLAQTNRVRFEFHKGAADHTFMRMDGEPWKQPLPVDDDTVVVEISPSSQVTMLATPLCQSKSIHDPSSPTVCRDNYDSSSEEECGEDWEERRKFGAADTFKIPDGVEISHLS from the exons ATGGAGTACCGGGGCAGAGCTTCGTTTCCTTTGCCCCGTCGTCCTTTGGAATCGCCCTCGGGATCACGTTTTGCTGGGAGCGGTGTTAGGAGTTCTGCTCGGAATTTCGTCCTTGAGAGATTGTTTAAGGCTCCGAGCACGTCCGT CTTGAAGGTTGTCATGGATGATAAATCTGAGGAAGTCTTGCAGGATTTCCGTATACCTGATTACATACTTGTACCAGGATCTAAGGTTAAAACTGCTTCCCATATACCCTCATGTCCAGTGATCGCATTCATAAATACTAAGAGTGGTGGTCAGCTGGGGGGAGAACTTCTCATCACATACTGCTCTCTTCTTAGTAAGAATCAG GTTTTTGACCTAGGAAAGAATTCTCCTGATAAGGTGTTGCATCAACTTTATGCTACTCTTGAAGTGCTGAAGAGTACAGGAGATGTTTTAGCTGGAGAAGTTcagaaaaaattgagaataatt GTTGCAGGTGGAGATGGCACAGCTGGCTGGCTTCTCGGGgttatctctgatctcaaactACCCAAACCACCGCCTGTTGCCACCGTACCGCTGGGAACAGGGAATAATCTTCCATTTTCATTTGGCTGG GGAAAGAAAAATCCTGGGACAGATAGGCAATCTGTCCTGTCGTTCTTGAATCAAGTGAAGATCgcaaaagaaatgaagatggaTAG CTGGCACATGATCATGAGAATGAAGACTCCAAAACAAGGTGCATGTGACCCTATTGCTCCTCTCGAACTACCGCATTCCTTGCATGCATTTCATCGTGTCTCGGTGACAGATAAACTGAACATG GAGGGGTGCCACACATTTCGTGGGGGATTTTGGAATTACTTTAGCATGG GAATGGATGCTCAAGTATCATATGCATTTCACTCAGACAGGAAGTCACATCCTGAGAAGTTTAAGAACCAGCTTGTTAATCAG ACTACTTACTTAAAACTTGCTAGTACTCAAGGATGGTTTTGTCCTTCGCTTCGTCATCCTTCTTCACG GAATATGGCACAGTTGACAAAGGTGAAAATAATGAGAAAACACGGCAAGTGGGAGGACCTCAACATACCTCACAG CATCAGGTCTATTGTTTGCCTCAACTTGCCTAGTTTTTCAGGCGGACTCAACCCTTGGGGAAATCCAAACCAAAGAAAATCGGCTTAT AGAGACTTGACTCCTCCATATGTTGATGATGGCCTTCTTGAGATTGTCGGTTTTAGAAATGCTTGGCATGGCCTTGTATTGCTTTCTTCAAAAGGGCACGGAACTCGTCTTGCACAG ACAAATAGAGTTCGCTTCGAGTTCCATAAGGGGGCGGCAGATCACACATTCATGAGAATGGATGGGGAACCTTGGAAACAGCCCCTACCAGTCGATGATGACACTGTTGTTGTTGAGATCTCCCCATCTAGCCAAGTAACAATGCTAGCCACCCCACTTTGCCAGTCCAAAAGTATACATGACCCCTCTTCCCCCACGGTATGTCGGGACAACTATGACAGCAGCAGTGAAGAAGAATGTGGAGAAGACTGGGAAGAGCGAAGGAAGTTTGGTGCTGCGGACACTTTCAAAATTCCAGATGGCGTTGAAATTTCTCATCTCAGTTAG
- the LOC120294610 gene encoding uncharacterized protein LOC120294610 translates to MNAASRVWIVAACIGAVESLKDQGFCRWNYPLRSLEQRAKSNIRSLYEARKISSSSSSPSVAAEAPDAADKARRTEESLKKVMYLGCWGPNTVRF, encoded by the coding sequence ATGAATGCGGCGAGCAGGGTTTGGATCGTCGCGGCATGCATCGGAGCGGTGGAGTCATTGAAAGATCAAGGGTTTTGCAGGTGGAACTACCCATTGAGGTCACTGGAACAGCGCGCCAAGAGCAACATTAGATCTTTATATGAGGCCAGGAAGATCTCTTCGTCTTCCTCTTCTCCGTCTGTCGCGGCAGAGGCACCGGATGCTGCTGACAAAGCGAGGCGGACGGAGGAGTCGCTGAAAAAAGTCATGTACTTAGGCTGTTGGGGTCCAAACACAGTTAGATTTTGA
- the LOC104448390 gene encoding diacylglycerol kinase 5 isoform X2, giving the protein MDDKSEEVLQDFRIPDYILVPGSKVKTASHIPSCPVIAFINTKSGGQLGGELLITYCSLLSKNQVFDLGKNSPDKVLHQLYATLEVLKSTGDVLAGEVQKKLRIIVAGGDGTAGWLLGVISDLKLPKPPPVATVPLGTGNNLPFSFGWGKKNPGTDRQSVLSFLNQVKIAKEMKMDSWHMIMRMKTPKQGACDPIAPLELPHSLHAFHRVSVTDKLNMEGCHTFRGGFWNYFSMGMDAQVSYAFHSDRKSHPEKFKNQLVNQTTYLKLASTQGWFCPSLRHPSSRNMAQLTKVKIMRKHGKWEDLNIPHSIRSIVCLNLPSFSGGLNPWGNPNQRKSAYRDLTPPYVDDGLLEIVGFRNAWHGLVLLSSKGHGTRLAQTNRVRFEFHKGAADHTFMRMDGEPWKQPLPVDDDTVVVEISPSSQVTMLATPLCQSKSIHDPSSPTVCRDNYDSSSEEECGEDWEERRKFGAADTFKIPDGVEISHLS; this is encoded by the exons ATGGATGATAAATCTGAGGAAGTCTTGCAGGATTTCCGTATACCTGATTACATACTTGTACCAGGATCTAAGGTTAAAACTGCTTCCCATATACCCTCATGTCCAGTGATCGCATTCATAAATACTAAGAGTGGTGGTCAGCTGGGGGGAGAACTTCTCATCACATACTGCTCTCTTCTTAGTAAGAATCAG GTTTTTGACCTAGGAAAGAATTCTCCTGATAAGGTGTTGCATCAACTTTATGCTACTCTTGAAGTGCTGAAGAGTACAGGAGATGTTTTAGCTGGAGAAGTTcagaaaaaattgagaataatt GTTGCAGGTGGAGATGGCACAGCTGGCTGGCTTCTCGGGgttatctctgatctcaaactACCCAAACCACCGCCTGTTGCCACCGTACCGCTGGGAACAGGGAATAATCTTCCATTTTCATTTGGCTGG GGAAAGAAAAATCCTGGGACAGATAGGCAATCTGTCCTGTCGTTCTTGAATCAAGTGAAGATCgcaaaagaaatgaagatggaTAG CTGGCACATGATCATGAGAATGAAGACTCCAAAACAAGGTGCATGTGACCCTATTGCTCCTCTCGAACTACCGCATTCCTTGCATGCATTTCATCGTGTCTCGGTGACAGATAAACTGAACATG GAGGGGTGCCACACATTTCGTGGGGGATTTTGGAATTACTTTAGCATGG GAATGGATGCTCAAGTATCATATGCATTTCACTCAGACAGGAAGTCACATCCTGAGAAGTTTAAGAACCAGCTTGTTAATCAG ACTACTTACTTAAAACTTGCTAGTACTCAAGGATGGTTTTGTCCTTCGCTTCGTCATCCTTCTTCACG GAATATGGCACAGTTGACAAAGGTGAAAATAATGAGAAAACACGGCAAGTGGGAGGACCTCAACATACCTCACAG CATCAGGTCTATTGTTTGCCTCAACTTGCCTAGTTTTTCAGGCGGACTCAACCCTTGGGGAAATCCAAACCAAAGAAAATCGGCTTAT AGAGACTTGACTCCTCCATATGTTGATGATGGCCTTCTTGAGATTGTCGGTTTTAGAAATGCTTGGCATGGCCTTGTATTGCTTTCTTCAAAAGGGCACGGAACTCGTCTTGCACAG ACAAATAGAGTTCGCTTCGAGTTCCATAAGGGGGCGGCAGATCACACATTCATGAGAATGGATGGGGAACCTTGGAAACAGCCCCTACCAGTCGATGATGACACTGTTGTTGTTGAGATCTCCCCATCTAGCCAAGTAACAATGCTAGCCACCCCACTTTGCCAGTCCAAAAGTATACATGACCCCTCTTCCCCCACGGTATGTCGGGACAACTATGACAGCAGCAGTGAAGAAGAATGTGGAGAAGACTGGGAAGAGCGAAGGAAGTTTGGTGCTGCGGACACTTTCAAAATTCCAGATGGCGTTGAAATTTCTCATCTCAGTTAG
- the LOC120294943 gene encoding uncharacterized protein LOC120294943 translates to MSFTSRVWIVAATIGAVEALKDQGFCRGNHALRSLHQHAKSNVGSCSQASRVSSCSAASAVSEKIREGKVKQREESLRKVMYLSCWGPY, encoded by the coding sequence ATGAGCTTCACTAGCAGAGTATGGATTGTTGCCGCGACCATTGGGGCCGTGGAGGCATTGAAGGACCAGGGGTTTTGCAGGGGGAACCACGCCCTCAGATCGCTCCACCAACACGCCAAGAGCAACGTGGGGTCCTGTTCTCAGGCCAGCAGAGTGTCCTCGTGCTCGGCTGCTTCTGCTGTTTCTGAGAAAATCAGAGAAGGCAAAGTGAAGCAACGCGAAGAGTCTTTGAGGAAAGTCATGTACTTGAGCTGCTGGGGACCTTATTGA